Proteins found in one Oncorhynchus mykiss isolate Arlee chromosome 3, USDA_OmykA_1.1, whole genome shotgun sequence genomic segment:
- the LOC110519361 gene encoding dnaJ homolog subfamily B member 6-like isoform X2, protein MTDYYDVLGVSRSASPEDVKKAYRKQALRWHPDKNPDNKEEAERKFKELAEAYEVLSDRRKREAYDTYGKDRIPNNTGSSSHPTPEDFPGFTFTFRSPEEVFQEFFGGQDPFANFFDDFAFGGGMHSGFHGHPGTSRLGPSRFFSFPSAGVHDFTSSSSSMAGMDWMDSIGGGMGNFKSVSTSTRVINGKRTATKKIKENGQERTEIEEDGVLKTVLINGVEDELALALELSKRDHLPPSQPSQTPRQHLQQQAERALPVELQTQTHPHRPSSGPRSMAQRSFSSAPYFHYPDVPREEEDDDEDLQMALAYSLSEMEAQQRASASAPDVISDSHFQAFTG, encoded by the exons gtACAGGAAACAGGCTCTGCGATGGCATCCGGACAAGAACCCAGACAacaaggaggaggcagagaggaagtTTAAGGAGCTGGCTGAGGCCTATGAAGTTCTGTCAGACC GGAGAAAACGAGAGGCGTATGATACCTATGGCAAAGACCGAATTCCCAACAACACAG gCTCCAGTAGCCATCCCACTCCAGAAGACTTCCCAGGGTTCACCTTTACATTCCGGAGTCCAGAGGAAGTGTTTCAGGAATTCTTTGGAGGCCAGGATCCTTTTGCAAATTTCTTCG ATGACTTTGCCTTCGGAGGTGGGATGCACAGTGGCTTCCATGGACATCCTGGCACTTCGAGGCTCGGCCCAAGCCGGTTTTTCTCCTTCCCCTCTGCTGGAG TGCACGACTTCAC ctcgtcctcgtcctccatgGCTGGAATGGATTGGATGGACAGCATTGGAGGAGGGATGGGGAATTTCAAGTCTGTCTCCACCTCTACGCGTGTCATCAACGGCAAACGCACCGCCACCAAGAA GATCAAAGAAAACggtcaggagagaacagagatcGAGGAAGACGGGGTCTTGAAGACGGTGCTCATCAATG GTGTGGAGGATGAGTTGGCCTTGGCTCTGGAGCTCAGCAAGAGAGACCATCTGCCCCCTAGTCAACCCTCACAGACTCCCAGGCAACACCTTCAGCAGCAGGCAGAGAGGGCGTTACCTGTGGAGCTCCAGACCCAGACCCATCCACACCGACCCAGCTCCGGCCCCCGGTCTATGGCCCAGCGCTCCTTCAGCTCAGCCCCCTACTTCCACTACCCTGACGTCCccagggaggaagaggatgatgatgaagatcTCCAGATGGCCCTGGCCTACAGCCTGTCTGAGATGGAGGCCCAGCAGAGAGCGTCGGCTTCAGCACCAGACGTCATCTCAG
- the LOC110519361 gene encoding dnaJ homolog subfamily B member 6-like isoform X1 — MTDYYDVLGVSRSASPEDVKKAYRKQALRWHPDKNPDNKEEAERKFKELAEAYEVLSDRRKREAYDTYGKDRIPNNTGSSSHPTPEDFPGFTFTFRSPEEVFQEFFGGQDPFANFFDDFAFGGGMHSGFHGHPGTSRLGPSRFFSFPSAGVHDFTSSSSSMAGMDWMDSIGGGMGNFKSVSTSTRVINGKRTATKKIKENGQERTEIEEDGVLKTVLINGVEDELALALELSKRDHLPPSQPSQTPRQHLQQQAERALPVELQTQTHPHRPSSGPRSMAQRSFSSAPYFHYPDVPREEEDDDEDLQMALAYSLSEMEAQQRASASAPDVISDSHFQAFTG; from the exons gtACAGGAAACAGGCTCTGCGATGGCATCCGGACAAGAACCCAGACAacaaggaggaggcagagaggaagtTTAAGGAGCTGGCTGAGGCCTATGAAGTTCTGTCAGACC GGAGAAAACGAGAGGCGTATGATACCTATGGCAAAGACCGAATTCCCAACAACACAG gCTCCAGTAGCCATCCCACTCCAGAAGACTTCCCAGGGTTCACCTTTACATTCCGGAGTCCAGAGGAAGTGTTTCAGGAATTCTTTGGAGGCCAGGATCCTTTTGCAAATTTCTTCG ATGACTTTGCCTTCGGAGGTGGGATGCACAGTGGCTTCCATGGACATCCTGGCACTTCGAGGCTCGGCCCAAGCCGGTTTTTCTCCTTCCCCTCTGCTGGAG TGCACGACTTCAcctcgtcctcgtcctccatgGCTGGAATGGATTGGATGGACAGCATTGGAGGAGGGATGGGGAATTTCAAGTCTGTCTCCACCTCTACGCGTGTCATCAACGGCAAACGCACCGCCACCAAGAA GATCAAAGAAAACggtcaggagagaacagagatcGAGGAAGACGGGGTCTTGAAGACGGTGCTCATCAATG GTGTGGAGGATGAGTTGGCCTTGGCTCTGGAGCTCAGCAAGAGAGACCATCTGCCCCCTAGTCAACCCTCACAGACTCCCAGGCAACACCTTCAGCAGCAGGCAGAGAGGGCGTTACCTGTGGAGCTCCAGACCCAGACCCATCCACACCGACCCAGCTCCGGCCCCCGGTCTATGGCCCAGCGCTCCTTCAGCTCAGCCCCCTACTTCCACTACCCTGACGTCCccagggaggaagaggatgatgatgaagatcTCCAGATGGCCCTGGCCTACAGCCTGTCTGAGATGGAGGCCCAGCAGAGAGCGTCGGCTTCAGCACCAGACGTCATCTCAG